A stretch of Halichondria panicea chromosome 1, odHalPani1.1, whole genome shotgun sequence DNA encodes these proteins:
- the LOC135352247 gene encoding uncharacterized protein LOC135352247, translating to MSDYLTIADLKRLYLVTFDARIKWRNILLILDIPSDTIDSIGRDCWEDVVKALSSPIVGEVHIAKTIEKDHPSASNPKLQVDQNRQKINDDLTVFLDEPLGKGAFGAVFKGSYRGEICAVKVLLHDAMEMQASIPVGKNEEASDAIDRESDFLKSFQHPNVVQFLSTAKHPKSGSTILVVELMNCSLRSYFSSLDEESLTSECEISLSKDIACGMAYIHSKQIIHRDLCGDNVLLKLARPVPVAKISDFGMSRLYDPSELSHTLTAIGHRMGYLPPEAIRLDKDNYDNSLDVFSLGAIMMQIVCKLKTIKSVEDRSFHVAQIPHTHRLRKLIDSCLQENMRRRPSARDIYADLTRGSDPVEATKREAKDPQLVKKAHSEQIRHKDPELVRRGVIIQQQRQGPPPRELRPPLTLEWRKGKDMPIKMGYSVQSVVIGDTVYVGGGDAGDDRNSCTVMKLEQDQWTELPEYIAYWFAMTSLANRLVLVGGGIDPKNKKRTDELAVFESGEWIHPYPPMNIARSSSTAVSFNNHIIVAGGRDDEGHALSSVEVLDVASRRWCIAQSLPNPRSELKSTLIGNTLYLMGGYDHNGSATTTVHHVDLDELIAKAPSHQDTSTLWQTLQEVPLVWSAPLSIGKSLLAVGGADDRANLSSLIHLYQPDTRRWVKVGDLPTARYCCTCSVLPSGEVIVAGGQTNSHTNVITQTVDFFSIK from the exons atgtctgactatctcacaatagcagatctaaagAGATTGTACCTCgtcacgtttgatgctcgaattaAGTGGCGAAACATCTTGCTTATTCTTGACATACCCTCTGATACCATCGACAGCATTGGGAGAGATTGCTGGGAAGATGTtgtcaaagctttgtcaagtccTATCGTGGGTGAAGTTCACATAGCCAAGaccatcgagaaagatcatCCTAGTGCAAGCAATCCTAAATTACAGG TTGACCAAAACCGCCAGAAGATCAACGATGATTTGACTGTTTTCCTAGACGAACCTctcggtaaaggtgcatttggagcagtcttcaaaggcagttACAGGGGCGAGATatgtgcagtcaaagtgctgcttcacgatgctatggagatgcaggCAAGTATTCCAGTCGGCAAAAACGAAGAAGCTAGCGATGCAATTGATCGTGAAAGTGATTTTCTCAAGTCAttccagcacccaaacgttgttcagtttttgtcgactgccaagcaccccaaatcaggaAGTACAATCCttgttgttgagctgatgaaTTGCAGTCTGAGATCCTATTTTTCTAgccttgatgaagagtccctcactagcgaatgtgaaattagccttTCCAAAGACATAGCTTGTGGtatggcctacattcacagcaagcagattatccatcgtgacctctgtggtgaTAACGTCTTACTGAAGCTTGCACGACCAGTGCCTGTCGCAAAGATatccgactttggcatgtcacggctatacgatccctcagagcttagccacaccctcacagccattggtcaccgtatggggtatctacctcctgaggctattcgattggaCAAGGATAATTACGATAATAGCTTGGATGTGTTCTCTCTTGGGGCGATTATGAtgcagattgtttgcaagctgaagacgatcaaatctgtggaagatcgatcattccatgttgcccagatccctcacacacacaggttgaggaagcttatcgacagttgtttgcaagaaaacatgaggaggagaccatctgccagggacatct ATGCTGACCTGACAAGAGGCTCAGacccagtggaggcaacaaagagggaggCAAAGGACCCTCAACtagtcaagaag gcacacagtGAACAGATTAGGCACAAAGAtcctgagctggtcaggagaggcgtcatcattcaacagcagagacag ggtccccctcccagagagttgagacctccactcactctggaATGGAGAaaaggaaaagacatgccaatcaagatgggctactcggtacagagtgttgttatcggtgacacggtgtatgttggtggaggtgaTGCAGGCGATGATCGTAATAgctgtacagtgatgaagctcgagcaagatcaatggaccgaactaccagagtacattGCCTACtggttcgctatgacatcactcgctaatcgactagtgctggtgggaggaggAATTGATCCAAAAAACAAGAAACGCACCGATgagcttgcagtgtttgagtcaggggaatggattcacccgtacccacctatgaacattgctcgttcttcctcaacagctgtctccttcaacaaccacatcattgtagctggtgggcgtgatgATGAAGGACATGccctctcctctgtggaggtgttggatgtggcatcaagaagatggtgcattgctcagtcactacctaacccacgatcagaactgaaatcaactctcataggaaacaccctctacctaatgggagggtacgATCACAATGGGAGTGCAACCACAACAGTGCATCACGTCGACCTCGATGAACTAATTGCAAAAGCCCCTTCCCACCAGGACACatccactctctggcagaccttacaggaagtaccactcgtgtggtcagctcctctcagtattgggaagtcactattagccgttggtggagcgGACGACAGAGCCAACCTAAGTTCAttgatccacctctaccagcctgacaccaggaggtgggtgaaagtgggagacctgcctactgcacgatattgctgcacatgctcagtacttcctagtggagaggtcattgtagccggaggacagacaaaTTCACATACTAATGTTATTACTCAAACCGTggatttcttctctataaaATAA